From a single Fusarium fujikuroi IMI 58289 draft genome, chromosome FFUJ_chr03 genomic region:
- a CDS encoding related to multidrug resistant protein, with protein MSRDDDLTREESKSHALTREPTREEKTREAIAEGHDADIPSNIGFIPTPADEQRRASLTSHRRASHARERASLDPEKHGKENESVRDEEEGGSQTQSESDIVWWDGDKDRQNPYNFATWKKVLNCVLVSALTFVTPLASSMFAPGVPQLMVEFGSQSRELASFCVSVYVLGFAAGPMIFAPLSELYGRQVVYHCCNVGFIVFVVACAKAPSLSSFIAFRFLSGTFGSTPITNGGGTIADMIVQEKRGAAMASFSIGPLLGPIIGPVVGGVITDALGWRWVFWIIAIISGVLSSIFFFASEETYAPVILARKTKRLQKETGNDRLRSKLDAGLSPADYFKRGILRPFKMLLFSPICIICGVYVGLAYAYLYLLFTSLTPLFMKIYHFNTVHAGLTFLGLGVGSMIGVAYFSVSSDKYMKKKAAAAKEQGIDDPAESMRPENRLPPLRIGAVLLPAGFFIYGWTAEYQTHWIAPILGTCVIGVGNLVIFMSLQMYLIDSFTVYAASALAANAVMRSIAGAFLPLAGLPMYDKLGMGWGNSLLGFIAAALIPAPWLFIKYGEHLRKKFEIKDL; from the exons AGGCAATTGCCGAGGGTCACGACGCAGATATCCCTAGCAACATTGGCTTTATTCCTACTCCAGCAGACGAGCAAAGACGAGCCAGTCTCACGAGCCATCGACGTGCAAGCCATGCAAGAGAACGAGCATCTCTGGACCCAGAGAAGCACGGTAAGGAAAATGAATCTGTgagagatgaggaagagggtggTTCGCAAACGCAGAGCGAGAGCGATATTGTTTGGTGGGATGGTGATAAGGATCGCCAGAATCCGTACAATTTTGCGACTTGGAAGAAGGTTCTCAATTGTGTGCTCGTAAGCGCACTGACATTCGTTACTCCCCTGGCTTCTT CCATGTTTGCACCTGGTGTACCGCAGCTCATGGTCGAGTTCGGCAGTCAAAGTCGAGAACTAGCATCGTTCTGTGTGTCAGTCTACGTTCTCGGTTTCGCTGCAGGTCCTATGATCTTCGCTCCTCTATCGGAACTCTACGGCCGTCAAGTGGTCTATCACTGCTGCAACGTTGGTTTCATCG TATTCGTTGTTGCCTGCGCCAAAGCTCCCTCGCTGAGCAGTTTCATTGCCTTCCGCTTCCTCAGTGGCACATTTGGCTCGACACCCATCACCAACGGCGGTGGTACAATCGCGGATATGATCGTTCAGGAGAAGCGAGGTGCGGCAATGGCGAGCTTCAGTATTGGTCCGCTTCTCGGACCCATCATTGGACCAGTTGTTGGTGGGGTTATAACTGACGCTCTAGGCTGGCGATGGGTATTCTGGATCATTGCCATCATATCTGGCGTCCTGTCCtctatcttcttcttcgcctcagAGGAGACCTACGCACCCGTTATCCTCGCCcgaaagacaaagagactCCAGAAGGAGACAGGCAACGACCGCCTTCGATCTAAACTCGACGCCGGACTCAGTCCAGCGGATTACTTCAAGCGCGGTATCCTTCGCCCATTCAAGATGCTCCTCTTCTCACCGATCTGCATCATCTGCGGTGTATACGTCGGTCTGGCCTACGCATACCTCTACCTCCTCTTCACGAGTCTCACACCTCTGTTTATGAAAATCTACCACTTCAACACCGTTCACGCAGGCCTGACgttccttggtcttggtgtgGGTAGTATGATTGGTGTAGCGTACTTTTCTGTCTCGAGTGACAAGTAcatgaagaaaaaggctgCAGCTGCTAAAGAGCAAGGCATTGACGATCCTGCCGAATCAATGAGACCCGAGAATCGACTTCCGCCGTTGAGGATTGGTGCTGTTCTGCTCCCGGCTGGTTTCTTCATTTACGGATGGACTGCCGAGTATCAGACTCATTGGATTGCGCCTATCCTTGGAACCTGTGTCATTGGTGTCGGAaacctcgtcatcttcatg TCACTGCAGATGTACCTCATCGACAGCTTCACCGTTTATGCAGCCTCAGCCCTCGCCGCCAACGCCGTCATGCGATCAATTGCCGGAGCATTTCTACCTCTCGCGGGACTGCCAATGTACGATAAACTCGGTATGGGATGGGGAAACAGCCTTTTGGGCTTCATCGCTGCTGCGCTAATCCCTGCGCCGTGGCTGTTCATCAAGTATGGAGAGCATTTGAGAAAGAAGTTTGAGATCAAGGATTTATAG